A genome region from Natronobeatus ordinarius includes the following:
- a CDS encoding alpha/beta hydrolase: MAAPDPHRSTDDPHGDEPLETAGTALENASAAVVLIHGRGATARSILGMAGEFGTDGVASLAPQAAGNTWYPNSFLAPVAANEPGRTSGLEAIAGAIERANGAGIPTERVLVLGFSQGACLATEFVARNPRRYGGLVALSGGLIGDSIDPETYEGRLEGTPAFFGCSDVDPHIPEQRVHDSAAVLERLGADVTTRIYPGMGHGVNEDELAAVSRMVDALPDE; this comes from the coding sequence GTGGCCGCCCCCGATCCCCATCGCAGCACGGACGACCCACACGGCGACGAACCGCTCGAGACGGCCGGGACGGCGCTCGAGAACGCGTCGGCCGCCGTCGTGCTGATCCACGGCCGGGGTGCGACCGCCAGATCCATCCTTGGGATGGCCGGCGAGTTCGGGACCGACGGGGTCGCCTCCCTCGCCCCCCAGGCCGCCGGCAACACCTGGTACCCGAACTCGTTTCTCGCCCCCGTGGCGGCGAACGAGCCGGGGCGGACGTCCGGACTCGAGGCGATCGCCGGCGCCATCGAACGCGCAAACGGGGCCGGGATACCGACCGAGCGCGTCCTCGTCCTCGGGTTCTCCCAGGGAGCCTGCCTCGCCACCGAGTTCGTCGCACGCAATCCGCGGCGCTACGGCGGCCTCGTCGCGCTCTCGGGCGGACTCATCGGCGACTCGATCGATCCCGAAACGTACGAGGGACGGCTCGAGGGTACGCCCGCCTTCTTCGGCTGCAGCGACGTCGACCCGCACATTCCCGAGCAGCGCGTCCACGACTCGGCCGCGGTCCTCGAGCGGCTGGGAGCCGACGTGACGACCCGGATCTACCCGGGGATGGGCCACGGCGTCAACGAGGACGAACTCGCGGCCGTCTCGAGGATGGTCGACGCACTCCCCGACGAGTAA
- a CDS encoding VOC family protein has protein sequence MSEPTPVDHELPDSPFHTTGTDHVTVWGSNEADTVAFYRDLLGMPLVLRQPNLDDTSQTHLFFDTGDGRILTFFVSDDRPSARGQRGGVGAVHHLCFSVAPDRYEAVMEALEDAGKRYNVFDRGIFHSIYTHDNNGLVIELSTDKYELPDDRRGEVLAKAQELREADGAEYAKDEHLRGAIEELGLEVIEHDLPEASTGVAGV, from the coding sequence ATGAGTGAGCCCACCCCCGTCGACCACGAGCTGCCCGACAGCCCGTTCCACACGACGGGCACCGACCACGTCACCGTCTGGGGCAGCAACGAGGCCGACACGGTCGCGTTCTACCGCGATCTGCTGGGAATGCCCCTCGTCCTCCGTCAGCCGAACCTCGACGACACCTCCCAGACGCACCTCTTTTTCGACACCGGCGACGGGCGAATCCTGACGTTCTTCGTCAGCGACGACCGTCCGTCCGCTCGGGGCCAACGCGGAGGCGTCGGCGCGGTCCACCACCTCTGCTTCAGCGTCGCCCCCGACCGGTACGAGGCGGTCATGGAGGCCCTCGAGGACGCCGGCAAGCGCTACAACGTCTTCGACCGGGGCATCTTCCACTCGATCTACACCCACGACAACAACGGCCTCGTGATCGAGCTCTCGACGGACAAGTACGAGCTCCCCGACGACCGCCGCGGCGAGGTGCTCGCCAAGGCCCAGGAGCTCCGCGAAGCCGACGGCGCCGAGTACGCGAAAGACGAGCACCTCCGGGGCGCCATCGAGGAACTCGGCCTCGAGGTGATCGAACACGACTTGCCCGAAGCGAGCACGGGCGTCGCGGGCGTCTGA